From a region of the Sandaracinaceae bacterium genome:
- a CDS encoding zf-TFIIB domain-containing protein has protein sequence MTNPLLCAGCGAPLVAAAASSVVTCQFCGTTSAPAPRVIERVVDRVVVVNAEAAEGDPGALACPRCAKGLSRVAGGGEEALACAKCGGGWISTSQVAALRQQSNAELARAVRNVSPVFGRLEPRRAVLSCPACSGALRMAEIEGSVHLMHVCEAHGTFFERDALDTFIELWTEKRAGDIDDEDLESVGVRRKGFFGFFKG, from the coding sequence ATGACCAACCCTCTCTTGTGTGCGGGGTGTGGAGCGCCCCTCGTCGCCGCAGCCGCCTCGTCCGTGGTCACGTGCCAGTTCTGCGGCACCACGTCGGCCCCCGCGCCGCGGGTCATCGAGCGCGTGGTGGACCGCGTGGTGGTGGTCAACGCCGAGGCGGCGGAGGGAGACCCGGGAGCCCTCGCGTGTCCGCGCTGCGCCAAGGGCCTGTCGCGCGTGGCCGGTGGAGGCGAGGAGGCGCTGGCCTGCGCCAAGTGTGGCGGCGGGTGGATCAGCACCTCGCAGGTGGCCGCCCTCCGCCAGCAGAGCAACGCCGAGCTCGCGCGCGCGGTGCGAAACGTGTCGCCGGTCTTCGGGCGCCTCGAGCCGCGCCGCGCCGTGCTCTCGTGTCCCGCGTGCTCGGGCGCGCTGCGCATGGCCGAGATCGAAGGCAGCGTGCACCTCATGCACGTCTGCGAAGCCCACGGCACCTTCTTCGAGCGCGACGCGCTGGACACGTTCATCGAGCTGTGGACCGAGAAGCGCGCCGGCGACATCGACGACGAGGACCTCGAGTCGGTGGGCGTGCGCCGCAAGGGCTTCTTCGGCTTCTTCAAGGGCTGA
- a CDS encoding endonuclease/exonuclease/phosphatase family protein has protein sequence MTALPSARRTPSARAAWVCIAVLCGVGIARAVVGDGVWLLLVWGAYTPFVWLPAYVTLGLGIARRRVWLTAASLALVVTHLSSVVPQAFLRDAAQPDGRASLRVITANGNGWNQHPGYFLRSLARHDADIVCLQEVSPAWAEGLRDEGWLDDYPYQRIDVREGVWGMALLSRLPLTNVAQTPMMEARAITAQVEHAGASIDLLCAHPAPPTRGLFESHHAALERALTWAHDHARTPAVALGDFNSTPYSAFSRRMRVHMDDAWELAGPFGLGHTWPNSGMLYPPARLDHIYVTDDLDVRGTELGFAAASDHQPVVANIVLRAE, from the coding sequence ATGACGGCACTACCCTCTGCGCGTCGCACGCCCTCGGCACGGGCCGCATGGGTGTGCATCGCGGTCCTCTGTGGTGTCGGCATCGCACGGGCGGTGGTGGGCGATGGCGTCTGGCTGCTGCTGGTGTGGGGCGCCTACACGCCCTTCGTGTGGCTCCCGGCATACGTCACGCTAGGCCTTGGCATCGCGCGCCGCCGCGTATGGCTCACCGCCGCGTCCCTTGCGTTGGTGGTCACTCACCTCAGCAGCGTGGTGCCGCAAGCGTTCCTCCGTGATGCAGCACAGCCTGATGGGCGCGCCTCGCTCCGCGTCATCACCGCCAACGGGAACGGGTGGAACCAGCACCCGGGATACTTCCTCCGCAGCCTCGCCCGCCACGACGCCGACATCGTCTGCCTGCAGGAGGTGTCGCCTGCCTGGGCCGAGGGTCTACGCGACGAGGGCTGGCTGGACGACTACCCCTACCAGCGCATCGATGTACGAGAGGGTGTGTGGGGTATGGCGCTGTTGTCCCGACTGCCACTCACGAACGTGGCCCAGACACCCATGATGGAGGCCCGCGCGATCACGGCGCAGGTGGAACATGCAGGCGCGAGCATCGACCTGCTCTGCGCGCACCCGGCGCCTCCCACTCGCGGCCTCTTCGAGAGCCACCACGCGGCGCTCGAGCGCGCTCTGACGTGGGCGCACGACCACGCCAGAACGCCCGCGGTGGCCCTGGGAGACTTCAACAGCACGCCCTACAGCGCCTTCTCGCGGCGGATGCGCGTCCACATGGACGACGCCTGGGAGCTCGCGGGCCCCTTCGGCCTCGGGCACACGTGGCCCAACAGCGGGATGCTCTATCCTCCCGCGCGCCTCGACCACATCTACGTCACAGACGACCTCGATGTGAGAGGCACAGAGCTCGGCTTCGCGGCGGCGTCCGATCACCAGCCCGTCGTGGCGAACATCGTGCTCCGCGCAGAGTGA
- a CDS encoding 4-hydroxybutyryl-CoA dehydratase, translating to MEATTPTTASSATSRPGVDRPIVSGADYIESLRDRNLTVYLMGERVAEPVDHPIIRPSIEAVAVTYDLAAENPKLASADSSLSGKRVNRFLHIAESADDVVQQNKMQRRMGQLTGTCFQRCVGMDAANALWSVTFECDQKYATRYHVRLRAFWTEMQRLNLVVGGAMTDPKGDRSKGPSDQEDLDLFTRVVERRADGIVIRGAKAHQTGCVNSHWLLVMPTMRLRESDRDYAVVAAIPVTAKGVSFIYGRQSCDARALEGGDIDQGNARYGGQEAMIIFDDVFIPNEHVFMQGEVEFAAPLVERFTAFHRRSYVCKTGLGDVIIGAAAAIADYNGVPHVSHIRDKLVEMTHLNETIYGAGIASSHESKPTAAGNYQNDDMLANVCKQNVTRFPYELARLAQDLAGGLMVTCPSEKDLNSPETGPILQKFLAARPGVTPENRVRILRLIENMTLGRNAVGYLTESMHGAGSPQAQRIQIGRQMDLGYKKALAKHLAGVHGEAPASVEPAESERFKAMFEREE from the coding sequence ATGGAAGCCACCACGCCCACCACCGCGTCCTCCGCCACCTCGCGCCCCGGCGTCGACCGCCCCATCGTGAGCGGCGCGGACTACATCGAGAGCCTGCGCGACCGAAACCTCACGGTGTACCTCATGGGTGAGCGCGTGGCCGAGCCGGTGGACCACCCCATCATCCGTCCGTCCATCGAGGCCGTGGCCGTGACGTACGACCTGGCCGCCGAGAACCCGAAGCTGGCGAGCGCCGACTCGTCGCTCAGCGGCAAGCGCGTGAACCGCTTCTTGCACATCGCGGAGTCGGCCGACGACGTGGTGCAGCAGAACAAGATGCAGCGCCGCATGGGGCAGCTGACCGGCACGTGCTTCCAGCGCTGCGTGGGCATGGACGCGGCCAACGCGCTCTGGTCGGTGACCTTCGAGTGCGACCAAAAGTACGCTACCCGGTACCACGTGCGGCTGCGCGCTTTCTGGACGGAGATGCAGCGGCTCAACCTGGTGGTGGGCGGCGCCATGACCGACCCGAAGGGCGACCGCAGCAAGGGCCCGAGCGACCAAGAGGACCTCGACCTCTTCACGCGCGTGGTGGAGCGCCGCGCCGACGGCATCGTCATCCGGGGCGCCAAGGCCCACCAGACCGGCTGCGTGAACTCGCACTGGCTGCTGGTCATGCCCACCATGCGGCTGCGCGAGTCCGACCGGGACTACGCCGTGGTGGCAGCCATCCCCGTCACGGCCAAGGGCGTGTCGTTCATCTACGGCCGCCAGAGCTGCGACGCGCGCGCCCTCGAGGGCGGCGACATCGACCAGGGCAACGCGCGCTATGGCGGCCAAGAGGCCATGATCATCTTCGACGACGTGTTCATCCCCAACGAGCACGTCTTCATGCAGGGCGAGGTGGAGTTCGCCGCCCCGCTGGTGGAGCGCTTCACCGCGTTCCACCGCCGCAGCTACGTGTGCAAGACGGGCCTCGGCGACGTGATCATCGGGGCCGCGGCCGCCATCGCGGACTACAACGGCGTTCCGCACGTCTCGCACATCCGCGACAAGCTCGTGGAGATGACGCACCTCAACGAGACCATCTACGGCGCGGGCATCGCGTCTTCGCACGAGTCGAAGCCCACCGCGGCCGGCAACTACCAGAACGACGACATGCTGGCGAACGTGTGCAAGCAGAACGTCACGCGCTTCCCGTACGAGCTGGCGCGCCTGGCGCAGGACCTGGCCGGTGGCCTGATGGTCACCTGCCCTTCGGAGAAGGACCTGAACTCGCCCGAGACGGGGCCCATCCTGCAGAAGTTCCTGGCGGCGCGCCCTGGTGTCACCCCGGAGAACCGCGTGCGCATCCTGCGCTTGATCGAGAACATGACCCTGGGGCGCAACGCCGTGGGCTACCTGACCGAGAGCATGCACGGGGCGGGCTCCCCGCAGGCGCAGCGCATCCAGATCGGCCGGCAGATGGACCTGGGCTACAAGAAGGCGCTGGCCAAGCACCTGGCCGGCGTGCACGGCGAGGCCCCCGCTAGCGTGGAGCCCGCGGAGTCCGAGCGCTTCAAGGCCATGTTCGAGCGCGAGGAGTAG